In the genome of Photobacterium sp. TY1-4, one region contains:
- the sixA gene encoding phosphohistidine phosphatase SixA, which produces MRIYIMRHGEAQTFAPTDAERPLTGHGQQHSEQMALQLASQLSGGLDLVWVSPYLRAQQTWQAMAQHLPTPEKLMTVEEITPYGGAEDVATYLKAMIAIERPETVLIVSHLPLVGYLASELVPGLPSPMFRTSAIAAIDYQPDTEAAEFLWQANPEG; this is translated from the coding sequence ATGCGAATTTATATTATGCGTCATGGTGAAGCGCAGACGTTTGCTCCGACGGATGCGGAACGACCGTTAACCGGACACGGTCAGCAGCATTCTGAGCAAATGGCGCTGCAACTGGCCAGCCAGCTGTCTGGCGGGTTGGATCTGGTTTGGGTGAGTCCGTACCTGCGGGCGCAGCAGACCTGGCAGGCGATGGCGCAACACCTGCCAACCCCGGAAAAACTGATGACGGTCGAGGAAATCACCCCATATGGCGGTGCGGAAGATGTCGCGACTTACCTGAAAGCGATGATTGCGATCGAGCGGCCAGAAACTGTGCTGATTGTGTCGCATTTACCCCTGGTCGGTTATCTGGCCTCTGAGCTGGTGCCGGGTTTGCCGTCACCGATGTTCCGGACTTCCGCGATTGCGGCGATTGATTATCAGCCGGATACGGAAGCGGCGGAGTTTTTGTGGCAGGCCAATCCGGAAGGATAA
- the smrB gene encoding endonuclease SmrB gives MSKKDLTLEDDLALFQDAVKGVKKLSHDTIIAPRRQSTKANRPKVSEKESLNHEFYFSDEFEPHLDEHGPTQYARTGVSKYEVKKLRRGVYVPDMYLDMHGMTQREAKRELAAMIAACIKENVACACVMHGIGKHILKQKAPQWLAQHPDVMAFHQAPLEFGGDGALLVLIEIPER, from the coding sequence ATGAGTAAAAAAGATCTGACCCTGGAAGATGACCTGGCACTCTTTCAGGATGCGGTAAAAGGCGTAAAAAAGTTGTCGCATGATACCATAATCGCGCCGCGCCGACAGAGCACGAAGGCTAATCGTCCCAAAGTGTCAGAAAAAGAATCCCTGAACCACGAGTTTTACTTTTCCGACGAGTTCGAACCCCACCTGGATGAGCACGGACCAACCCAGTACGCCCGGACCGGGGTGTCGAAATATGAAGTGAAAAAACTGCGCCGTGGCGTGTACGTCCCGGATATGTATCTGGATATGCACGGGATGACCCAGCGGGAAGCCAAACGCGAGTTGGCAGCGATGATCGCGGCTTGTATCAAAGAAAATGTTGCCTGTGCCTGTGTGATGCACGGGATCGGCAAACACATCCTGAAACAAAAAGCGCCGCAATGGCTGGCCCAGCATCCGGATGTGATGGCATTTCACCAGGCACCGCTGGAATTTGGCGGCGACGGTGCCCTGCTGGTGTTAATTGAGATTCCTGAGCGCTAA
- the prmB gene encoding 50S ribosomal protein L3 N(5)-glutamine methyltransferase, with the protein MDKIFVDEAVNELHTLQDMLRWTVSRFNAAGLFYGHGTDNAWDEAVQLVLPTLYLPLDIPSEVRFSRLTSSERLRIVERVIRRINERTPVAYLTNKAWFCGMEFFVDERVLVPRSPIGELIENGFEPFLAEPPTRIMDLCTGSGCIGIACAHAFPEAEVDIVDISTDALAVAEQNIHDHGLEQQVIPLRSDLLRDVPKDQYDLIVTNPPYVDQEDMNSLPDEFRHEPELGLAAGTDGLKLVRRILANAPDYLKENGVLICEVGNSMVHMEEQYPHIPFTWIEFENGGHGVFMMTREQLVACQDDFKLYRD; encoded by the coding sequence TTGGATAAGATTTTTGTCGACGAAGCCGTCAACGAACTTCACACATTGCAGGACATGCTACGTTGGACGGTCAGCCGTTTCAATGCTGCCGGTCTTTTTTATGGTCACGGGACCGATAACGCGTGGGATGAAGCGGTGCAGCTGGTGCTGCCGACTTTGTATCTGCCGTTAGATATTCCGTCAGAAGTGCGTTTTTCGCGCCTGACCAGCAGCGAGCGCCTGCGCATTGTTGAGCGGGTGATCCGCCGGATCAATGAGCGGACGCCGGTCGCGTACCTGACCAATAAGGCGTGGTTCTGCGGCATGGAATTTTTCGTCGATGAGCGGGTGTTGGTGCCGCGCTCGCCAATCGGGGAATTGATCGAAAACGGGTTCGAACCGTTCCTGGCCGAGCCACCGACCCGGATCATGGATCTGTGCACCGGCTCTGGCTGTATCGGTATTGCCTGCGCCCATGCGTTCCCGGAAGCGGAAGTGGATATCGTCGATATCTCGACCGACGCCTTGGCCGTGGCTGAGCAGAATATCCACGACCACGGTCTGGAGCAGCAGGTGATCCCGCTGCGCTCGGATCTGCTGCGTGATGTGCCGAAAGATCAATATGACCTGATTGTCACCAATCCACCGTATGTGGATCAGGAAGATATGAACAGCCTGCCAGATGAGTTCCGCCATGAGCCGGAGCTGGGCCTGGCAGCGGGCACCGACGGCCTGAAACTGGTTCGCCGGATCCTGGCCAACGCGCCGGATTACCTGAAAGAAAACGGCGTGCTGATCTGCGAAGTCGGCAACTCCATGGTCCATATGGAAGAGCAATATCCGCATATTCCATTCACCTGGATCGAGTTTGAAAACGGCGGCCACGGGGTGTTTATGATGACCCGTGAGCAACTGGTTGCCTGCCAGGACGATTTCAAGCTGTATCGCGATTAA
- the queC gene encoding 7-cyano-7-deazaguanine synthase QueC has product MRKAVVVFSGGQDSTTCLIQAMAQFDEVHCLTFDYGQRHKLEIEVAESICRELGVAAHKVMDVGLLNELAISSLTRDNIPVSHELQDNGLPNSFVPGRNILFLTLAGIYAYQIGADTVITGVCETDFSGYPDCRDEFVKSLNQSLVLGMDRPLDIATPLMWLNKAETWALADQCGKLDFVREKTLTCYNGVIGDGCGDCPSCDLRRAGLEDYLNNQTEIMAALVTKQQQAKA; this is encoded by the coding sequence ATGCGTAAAGCCGTAGTGGTTTTTAGTGGCGGCCAGGACTCCACCACCTGCCTGATCCAGGCCATGGCCCAGTTTGATGAAGTCCACTGTCTCACCTTCGATTATGGTCAGCGACACAAGCTGGAAATTGAAGTGGCCGAATCCATTTGCCGCGAACTGGGCGTCGCCGCCCATAAAGTCATGGATGTCGGTCTGCTCAATGAGCTGGCGATCAGTTCCCTGACCCGCGACAACATTCCCGTTTCCCATGAGCTGCAGGACAACGGCCTGCCGAACTCTTTTGTCCCGGGCCGCAACATTCTGTTTCTGACCCTGGCGGGCATTTATGCCTACCAGATCGGGGCTGATACCGTGATCACCGGCGTGTGTGAAACGGATTTCTCCGGCTACCCGGACTGCCGGGATGAATTCGTCAAGTCCCTGAACCAATCGCTGGTGCTGGGGATGGATCGCCCGCTCGACATCGCCACCCCGCTGATGTGGCTCAACAAAGCCGAAACCTGGGCGCTGGCCGATCAATGCGGCAAGCTGGACTTTGTTCGGGAGAAAACCCTAACTTGCTATAACGGCGTGATTGGTGACGGCTGCGGTGACTGTCCGTCGTGCGATTTGCGCCGCGCCGGCCTTGAAGATTACCTCAACAATCAAACTGAGATCATGGCCGCACTGGTTACCAAACAACAGCAAGCGAAGGCCTGA
- a CDS encoding PLP-dependent cysteine synthase family protein codes for MCHDQQWINHAIRTIEADYQRSADTHLIKLDLPSLDGIDIYLKDESTHPTGSLKHRLARSLFLYALCNGWIGKDTPIIESSSGSTAVSEAYFARMLGLPFIAVVPRKTARKKIEQIEFYGGRAHFVDSPSAIYDESRRLAKELGGHYMDQFTYAERATDWRGNNNIANSIFEQMKLEAHPIPTWIVMSPGTGGTSATIGRYIRHQMHATSLCVVDPENSVFHDYYKSRDLSLISPACSRIEGIGRPRVEPSFIPDVVDDMRTIPDAASIATVHWLEKLLGRKAGASTGTNLYGVLQLASEMKARGETGSIVTLLCDSGERYLDTYFDAQWVRENIGDITPYLSQLEAFEQTGTL; via the coding sequence ATGTGCCATGATCAACAATGGATCAACCATGCTATCCGTACCATCGAAGCGGATTATCAGCGCTCAGCCGATACCCATTTGATCAAGCTGGATCTGCCGAGCCTGGACGGCATTGACATCTACCTCAAAGATGAAAGCACCCACCCGACCGGCAGCCTCAAGCACCGTCTGGCCCGCTCGCTATTTCTGTATGCCCTGTGTAACGGCTGGATTGGTAAAGATACCCCGATCATTGAGTCATCTTCCGGCAGCACGGCGGTTTCTGAAGCCTACTTTGCCCGGATGCTGGGCCTGCCGTTCATTGCCGTGGTGCCGCGCAAAACGGCGCGCAAAAAAATCGAACAGATCGAGTTCTACGGCGGCCGGGCCCACTTCGTCGACAGCCCGAGCGCAATCTATGATGAGTCCCGTCGACTGGCGAAAGAGCTGGGCGGCCACTACATGGATCAGTTCACCTACGCCGAGCGCGCCACCGACTGGCGCGGCAACAACAATATTGCCAACAGCATTTTCGAGCAGATGAAGCTGGAAGCCCATCCGATCCCAACCTGGATTGTCATGAGCCCGGGCACCGGCGGCACCTCTGCCACCATCGGCCGCTATATCCGCCATCAGATGCATGCCACCAGCTTGTGCGTGGTCGATCCGGAAAACTCTGTGTTCCATGACTACTACAAGTCGCGGGATCTCAGCCTGATCAGCCCGGCCTGCAGCCGGATTGAAGGCATTGGCCGACCACGGGTCGAACCAAGCTTTATTCCCGATGTGGTCGATGACATGCGCACCATCCCGGATGCTGCCAGTATCGCCACTGTGCACTGGCTGGAAAAACTGCTCGGCCGTAAAGCCGGGGCGTCAACCGGCACCAACCTGTACGGCGTATTGCAGTTGGCCAGTGAAATGAAAGCCCGCGGCGAAACCGGCTCGATTGTCACCCTGCTGTGCGACAGCGGTGAGCGCTACCTCGATACCTATTTTGATGCCCAGTGGGTGCGCGAGAACATCGGCGATATCACGCCTTATCTCAGCCAGCTCGAAGCCTTTGAGCAAACCGGCACCTTGTAA
- a CDS encoding Lrp/AsnC family transcriptional regulator — protein MYHLDQTDRALLRRLQQDATVSLAELAEAVNLTTTPCWKRLKRLEESGILRQRVALLDPVKLGLTFTAFVQIKTSDHSKEWYHAFADTVVDFPEVMEFYRMAGEYDYMMKVQVADMTAFDLFYKKLVNSIEGLTNVTSTFAMESLKYTTALPL, from the coding sequence ATGTATCATCTGGATCAGACCGACCGGGCACTCTTGCGCCGATTGCAGCAGGATGCGACGGTTTCACTGGCGGAGCTGGCCGAAGCCGTGAACCTGACGACCACCCCGTGCTGGAAGCGGCTCAAGCGGCTGGAAGAGAGCGGGATCCTGCGCCAGCGGGTGGCATTGCTGGATCCGGTGAAATTAGGACTGACCTTTACCGCGTTTGTCCAAATCAAAACCAGCGACCATTCCAAAGAGTGGTATCACGCTTTTGCCGACACCGTGGTTGATTTTCCGGAAGTCATGGAGTTTTACCGGATGGCCGGTGAATACGATTACATGATGAAGGTGCAGGTGGCGGACATGACGGCGTTTGACTTGTTTTACAAAAAACTGGTTAACAGCATTGAAGGGCTGACCAATGTGACCTCGACATTTGCCATGGAATCCCTGAAATATACAACTGCTTTACCCCTCTAA
- a CDS encoding ABC transporter transmembrane domain-containing protein, with translation MQIFWQLRWYFRQQWRRYGGAIAILVLVSLFELLPPRAIGWIVDGVVAGTMQLPQMLAWLAGLAGLWFGVYLLRIIWRVWLFGAAAELGTVLRNRLYRHFSSHPPIFFERYKTGDLMARSTNDVNAVVMTAGEGVLTAADSLITGIAVLLVMTTTLSWELTLLALLPMPLMALAVFRFGRQLHTCFSKSQAAFSDLTEKTQESLNGVRMIRAFGLEQRQQADFAAVVDQVGEKNLAVERVDAKFDPVIQLTIGMSFFLSVAGGGYMVSQGRLSLGDLTAFVLYQGLMVWPMLAMAWLFNILERGSAAWERLQHIFDESPEIVSGEVALKASRQSLTVDIQQFCWRSQSHPALSEVHFTLRPGMLLGLAGPIGSGKSTLMSLLLRQQELAQGRICYGGVSIIEADLNQWRSRFAVVSQSPFLFSRSVADNIALGKPDASMAEIREAARAACIDEDISQFPAGYDTLVGEKGITLSGGQKQRIAIARALLLGAEILVLDDALSAVDGKTEHRILTNLRRKKQQTVIVIAHRLTAMEQADTILVLQHGRIAEQGNHAQLLAAGSWYAEMYQYQKLERVIEGAQ, from the coding sequence ATGCAGATTTTCTGGCAGCTGAGATGGTATTTTCGCCAGCAGTGGCGCCGTTACGGCGGGGCGATTGCTATCTTGGTTCTGGTTTCGTTATTTGAATTGTTGCCGCCGCGGGCAATCGGCTGGATCGTTGATGGCGTGGTCGCCGGGACGATGCAATTGCCGCAGATGCTGGCTTGGCTGGCCGGTCTGGCCGGCTTGTGGTTTGGCGTTTATCTGCTGCGCATTATCTGGCGGGTCTGGTTGTTTGGCGCCGCTGCCGAACTCGGAACGGTGCTGCGCAATCGCCTGTATCGTCACTTTTCATCTCATCCGCCGATTTTCTTTGAGCGTTATAAAACCGGCGATCTGATGGCGCGCTCGACCAATGATGTCAACGCGGTGGTGATGACAGCCGGGGAAGGCGTGCTCACCGCAGCAGACTCGTTGATCACCGGGATCGCCGTCCTGCTGGTGATGACTACCACGCTGAGCTGGGAGCTGACACTGCTGGCCCTGTTGCCGATGCCGCTGATGGCGTTGGCGGTCTTCCGGTTTGGCCGCCAGCTTCATACCTGTTTTTCCAAATCTCAGGCCGCTTTTTCGGATCTGACCGAAAAGACTCAGGAATCCCTCAATGGCGTGCGGATGATCCGGGCGTTCGGGTTAGAGCAGCGCCAGCAGGCGGATTTCGCTGCGGTGGTGGATCAGGTCGGAGAGAAAAACCTGGCGGTGGAAAGAGTCGATGCCAAGTTTGATCCGGTGATCCAACTCACCATCGGAATGTCGTTTTTCCTCAGCGTGGCCGGGGGCGGTTATATGGTGTCGCAGGGACGGCTGAGCCTGGGGGATCTGACCGCGTTTGTATTGTATCAGGGCCTGATGGTCTGGCCGATGCTGGCGATGGCCTGGCTGTTTAACATTCTTGAGCGCGGCTCGGCGGCCTGGGAGCGCCTGCAGCATATTTTTGATGAATCCCCGGAAATCGTCAGTGGCGAGGTGGCGCTGAAAGCCTCGCGCCAGTCGTTGACCGTTGACATCCAACAGTTCTGCTGGCGCAGCCAGAGCCATCCGGCGTTGAGTGAGGTTCATTTTACCCTCCGGCCCGGCATGCTGCTCGGCCTTGCCGGGCCGATCGGCAGCGGTAAATCGACCCTGATGTCGCTGCTGCTCCGTCAGCAGGAGCTGGCACAAGGCCGTATTTGCTACGGCGGCGTCAGTATTATTGAGGCGGATCTGAACCAGTGGCGCAGTCGATTTGCTGTGGTCAGCCAAAGCCCGTTCCTGTTCTCCCGCTCGGTGGCGGATAACATCGCCCTGGGCAAACCGGATGCGTCGATGGCTGAGATCCGCGAAGCGGCGCGTGCGGCTTGTATCGATGAAGATATCAGCCAGTTCCCGGCCGGGTATGACACCCTGGTCGGTGAAAAAGGGATCACACTTTCCGGTGGGCAGAAGCAGCGTATCGCCATTGCTCGGGCTTTGTTGTTGGGGGCGGAAATTCTGGTGCTGGATGACGCGCTGTCTGCCGTCGACGGCAAAACCGAACACCGGATCCTGACCAACCTGCGCCGGAAGAAACAACAGACCGTGATTGTGATTGCCCACCGTCTGACCGCGATGGAGCAGGCCGATACCATTCTGGTGCTGCAACATGGCCGGATTGCCGAGCAGGGCAACCACGCCCAATTGTTGGCCGCCGGCAGTTGGTATGCCGAAATGTATCAATATCAGAAACTCGAACGCGTGATTGAGGGGGCGCAATGA
- a CDS encoding SmdB family multidrug efflux ABC transporter permease/ATP-binding protein, with the protein MTDHTVNKAVLRRLLSYALHDKKKLGYAILLLLVASLADVSGPWLIQHFIDHYIAKDQYPLAMVAGLALAYVTLMVTAAWFRYKQSLQFNQIAISVVQRVRKQLFERMINQPLSAFDYMPTGKLVSRITNDTESIKDFYVFVIGSVLKNLVLIAVMLVVMCLLSPRLAAVVAVLLPVVLAIMVIYQRKSADAYRTMRDLLADINASMSESIQGMSLIQLMRQEKAFSEQFSALTRRHLASQIGVMKLNGLLLRPLIDFLSGVALLSLVALFGVSGTELIGVGVLYAFISYLGRVTEPLIELTQQLSLLQQAMVASERIFGFIDAKQQAYGDDTQPLVSGRLACRDVSFSYDGQQSVLDGIDVELPHRGFLALVGHTGSGKSTLASLMMGFYPLTQGELTLDGRPLSSLAQPVLREGIAMVQQDPHVLSDTVRENVSLGRPVSDDAIWQALDKVGLAAQIRLYDAGLDTRLGSGEANLSAGQKQLLALARVLVARPKILILDEATANIDSGTEHQIQQALQILRQDMSIVVIAHRLSTIIEADEILVLSRGQIIERGNHPQLLTQQGHYWQMYQLQQAGEHLHQLEEAAGVPEVS; encoded by the coding sequence ATGACCGATCATACCGTCAATAAAGCCGTGTTGCGGCGGCTGCTCAGCTATGCGCTGCATGACAAGAAAAAACTCGGCTACGCCATTTTGCTGTTGCTGGTTGCTTCTCTGGCCGATGTCTCCGGCCCCTGGTTGATCCAGCATTTTATCGATCACTACATCGCCAAGGATCAGTACCCGCTGGCGATGGTGGCGGGACTGGCGCTGGCTTACGTGACCCTGATGGTGACGGCGGCCTGGTTTCGCTATAAACAATCGTTACAGTTTAACCAGATCGCCATCAGCGTGGTGCAGCGGGTCCGCAAGCAGCTGTTTGAGCGGATGATTAACCAGCCGCTGTCGGCGTTTGACTATATGCCGACCGGCAAGCTGGTGTCGCGGATCACCAATGACACCGAGTCGATCAAGGACTTTTATGTGTTTGTGATTGGTTCGGTGTTGAAAAACTTAGTGCTGATCGCCGTGATGCTGGTGGTGATGTGTTTGCTGAGTCCACGATTAGCCGCCGTGGTCGCCGTTTTGCTGCCGGTGGTTCTGGCGATCATGGTGATTTACCAGCGCAAAAGCGCCGATGCCTACCGGACCATGCGCGATTTGCTGGCCGATATCAACGCGTCGATGAGCGAGTCGATTCAGGGCATGAGCCTGATCCAGCTGATGCGCCAGGAAAAGGCGTTCAGCGAGCAGTTTTCCGCGCTGACCCGTCGTCATCTGGCCTCGCAAATCGGGGTCATGAAGCTGAACGGATTGCTGTTGCGACCCCTGATCGATTTCCTCTCCGGGGTGGCCCTGCTGTCACTGGTGGCTTTGTTCGGGGTCAGCGGCACAGAGCTGATTGGGGTTGGGGTGCTGTATGCTTTCATCAGTTATTTGGGCCGGGTGACCGAGCCGCTGATCGAGCTGACCCAACAGCTGTCCTTGTTGCAACAGGCGATGGTCGCCAGTGAGCGGATCTTCGGCTTTATCGATGCCAAGCAGCAAGCTTACGGCGATGATACCCAACCGCTGGTATCCGGCCGGCTGGCCTGTCGTGATGTCTCGTTTAGTTATGACGGTCAGCAATCGGTCCTGGATGGGATCGATGTCGAGCTGCCGCATCGCGGCTTTCTGGCGCTGGTCGGTCACACCGGCAGCGGCAAGAGTACCCTGGCCTCGCTGATGATGGGTTTTTATCCGCTGACGCAGGGAGAGCTGACGCTGGACGGTCGGCCGCTGTCTTCACTGGCTCAACCGGTATTGCGTGAAGGAATTGCCATGGTGCAGCAGGATCCGCACGTGCTCAGTGACACGGTGCGGGAAAACGTTAGCCTGGGACGGCCGGTCAGCGATGACGCCATCTGGCAGGCGCTGGATAAAGTCGGACTGGCGGCGCAAATCCGCCTGTATGATGCGGGGCTGGATACCCGGTTGGGCAGCGGCGAAGCCAATTTATCTGCCGGTCAGAAGCAACTGCTGGCGCTGGCCCGGGTGCTGGTGGCCCGGCCGAAGATCCTGATCCTCGATGAAGCGACGGCAAATATTGATTCCGGCACCGAGCATCAGATCCAGCAGGCGCTGCAGATTCTGCGTCAGGATATGAGTATCGTGGTGATTGCCCACCGGCTGTCGACCATCATCGAGGCCGATGAAATTCTGGTGCTGAGCCGGGGGCAGATCATCGAGCGTGGGAATCACCCGCAGTTGCTGACGCAGCAAGGCCATTATTGGCAGATGTACCAGCTGCAACAGGCCGGTGAACACCTACATCAGCTCGAAGAAGCCGCAGGTGTCCCGGAGGTGTCATAA
- the tesB gene encoding acyl-CoA thioesterase II, whose product MSKELNELLTLLHLEQLEQGLFRGQSEHLGLPQVYGGQVIGQSLSAAKETVDEHRQVHSFHSYFLRPGDPQKPIIYDVENLRDGRSFSTRRVKAVQYGRPIFYLTASYQAEEPGLNHQSTMPDVPPPESLLSEQALVHAIADKLPKQAVETFGRQRPIEVRPVTPVNPLAPKVEAPKQYLWIKANGAMPDDPRIHQYVLAYASDWGFLVTALHPHGVTMMTPGMKVATIDHSMWFHRPFRMDEWLLYAIDSPSASGSRGLVRGEIYNQQGELVASAVQEGLMRQRK is encoded by the coding sequence ATGAGCAAAGAACTGAATGAACTTCTCACTCTGTTACACTTAGAGCAGCTTGAGCAAGGGTTATTCCGTGGCCAGAGTGAACATTTGGGTCTACCGCAGGTGTATGGCGGTCAGGTGATTGGTCAATCCCTGTCGGCTGCCAAAGAAACCGTCGACGAACACCGCCAGGTCCACTCTTTTCACAGTTACTTCCTGCGTCCGGGTGATCCGCAAAAGCCGATCATCTACGATGTCGAAAACCTGCGCGACGGCCGAAGCTTCAGTACCCGACGCGTCAAAGCCGTTCAGTACGGCCGCCCGATTTTCTACCTGACGGCTTCCTATCAGGCTGAAGAGCCCGGACTGAACCACCAGTCCACCATGCCGGACGTACCACCGCCGGAATCGCTGCTCTCGGAACAAGCGCTGGTCCACGCCATTGCGGACAAACTGCCGAAACAGGCGGTCGAAACCTTCGGCCGACAACGTCCGATTGAAGTTCGCCCGGTTACCCCCGTCAATCCGCTGGCCCCTAAAGTCGAAGCGCCCAAGCAATACCTGTGGATCAAGGCCAACGGCGCGATGCCCGATGATCCGCGGATCCACCAGTATGTGCTCGCTTACGCGTCTGACTGGGGATTCCTGGTCACTGCCCTGCATCCCCATGGCGTCACCATGATGACCCCGGGCATGAAAGTCGCAACCATCGATCACTCCATGTGGTTCCACCGCCCGTTCCGGATGGACGAATGGCTGCTGTATGCCATCGACAGTCCGTCGGCAAGTGGCTCGCGTGGCCTGGTGCGCGGCGAGATCTATAACCAGCAAGGTGAGTTGGTTGCCTCGGCCGTGCAGGAAGGCCTGATGCGTCAGAGAAAGTAG
- a CDS encoding YbaY family lipoprotein — protein MKKLFTLFSALMVVLVISACTNLMQQNADIGTVEGTLAYRERVALPANARITVTLADVSKMDAPAEVISQQTFLADGQQVPFAFQLDFMKDEIKPNHTYAVSARIEVGDKLYFITDTRNAVLTDPAATTKLDIRLVKTN, from the coding sequence ATGAAAAAGCTTTTTACACTGTTCTCAGCGTTAATGGTGGTATTGGTAATTTCTGCGTGTACGAACTTAATGCAGCAAAACGCAGATATCGGGACAGTGGAAGGCACGTTGGCATATCGTGAAAGAGTGGCCCTGCCGGCCAATGCACGGATCACCGTGACCTTAGCGGATGTGTCTAAAATGGATGCCCCTGCCGAAGTGATCAGCCAGCAAACGTTCCTGGCCGACGGACAACAAGTGCCGTTCGCATTCCAGCTCGATTTCATGAAAGATGAAATTAAGCCCAATCATACATACGCAGTCAGTGCCCGCATTGAAGTGGGTGACAAGCTGTACTTTATTACCGATACCCGCAATGCGGTGCTGACCGACCCTGCGGCGACCACCAAGCTGGATATCCGACTGGTGAAAACGAACTAA
- a CDS encoding MGMT family protein, with the protein MDDFAGQIYSQVHQIPPGKVSTYGDIAKFAGYPGYHRQVGRLLATLPEGSTLPWHRVVNAAGMISQQGEDLHRQRQRLLAEGIEVSEAGKLPLRRYRWDGL; encoded by the coding sequence ATGGACGATTTTGCAGGCCAAATCTATAGCCAGGTTCACCAAATTCCCCCAGGAAAAGTGTCGACTTATGGTGACATCGCCAAGTTTGCCGGCTACCCCGGCTATCACCGCCAGGTCGGGCGTTTACTGGCGACGCTGCCGGAAGGCTCAACGCTGCCCTGGCACCGGGTGGTCAATGCTGCAGGAATGATTTCCCAACAAGGGGAGGACTTACATCGCCAGCGACAAAGGCTGCTGGCCGAGGGGATTGAGGTGTCGGAGGCGGGGAAACTGCCGCTGAGACGCTATCGCTGGGACGGGCTGTAA
- a CDS encoding spore coat U domain-containing protein — protein sequence MTKALVFFSVALGGLAWSSAPYSATASGTINVSITLETGCVVNSQHMLNGDTGGNFGTLGFGSVPTVFTQQDVAVNGGGANGISVVCSSGTTPQFSITSGANDGSVDGGSPGNHAMKNGANVINYAIFTDAARTNQLENGVAVNLAPFTDNTPQTIELYGRAYGSSNVAGAYSDTLNVTLSW from the coding sequence ATGACAAAAGCACTCGTTTTTTTTTCAGTAGCGCTAGGAGGACTGGCTTGGTCGTCTGCACCTTACAGTGCAACAGCCAGTGGGACAATTAATGTATCTATCACGCTGGAGACTGGATGCGTCGTGAATAGCCAGCATATGCTCAATGGTGATACGGGCGGGAATTTCGGAACGCTGGGCTTCGGGAGTGTACCGACTGTGTTTACCCAACAGGATGTCGCGGTGAATGGCGGTGGCGCTAATGGTATTTCGGTTGTCTGCTCGAGTGGAACCACGCCGCAGTTTTCGATCACGAGTGGGGCGAATGACGGCAGCGTTGATGGTGGCTCCCCGGGAAACCACGCCATGAAGAATGGCGCGAATGTAATCAACTACGCTATTTTTACGGATGCTGCCCGCACGAATCAGCTCGAGAATGGTGTCGCAGTCAATCTTGCCCCGTTTACAGATAATACCCCCCAGACAATTGAGCTCTATGGCCGGGCATATGGCAGTAGTAATGTGGCTGGAGCATATAGCGATACGCTTAATGTGACTTTGAGCTGGTAA
- a CDS encoding spore coat U domain-containing protein: MFKSVLIAVFILASRHGLLHAATSDTFQVSATIEDGCLVNGAVADPDHVLGIIATMDFGSVPVTLPTAVSASLIYQSTFTLSCTPGITMNVSVNGGTNQTDGSRHLKHQSEPELIAYQLYRDAAKSQALAIGVAYPVDTSSDPDDIKIFLWGLATITGNEPAGTYSDALTLTLSW; this comes from the coding sequence GTGTTCAAATCTGTATTGATCGCGGTTTTCATATTGGCCAGTAGGCACGGTTTGTTGCATGCGGCGACCAGCGATACGTTTCAAGTTTCTGCGACAATTGAGGACGGCTGCCTGGTGAATGGTGCTGTCGCCGACCCGGATCACGTGCTCGGCATCATCGCGACGATGGACTTTGGTAGCGTACCGGTAACACTTCCGACAGCTGTTTCGGCGTCGCTGATTTACCAGTCGACTTTTACACTCAGTTGCACGCCGGGCATCACGATGAATGTTTCGGTCAATGGCGGCACCAATCAAACCGATGGTAGTCGCCATCTCAAACACCAAAGTGAGCCAGAGTTGATTGCTTATCAGTTGTATCGGGATGCTGCCAAATCGCAGGCTCTTGCAATTGGGGTGGCTTATCCGGTCGATACGAGTTCGGATCCTGATGATATAAAAATATTCTTGTGGGGATTGGCCACAATCACAGGAAACGAGCCTGCGGGAACCTATTCTGATGCATTGACCCTGACGCTGTCGTGGTAA